A stretch of the Neofelis nebulosa isolate mNeoNeb1 chromosome 1, mNeoNeb1.pri, whole genome shotgun sequence genome encodes the following:
- the PCDHB1 gene encoding protocadherin beta-1 — protein MAVAHRKLMQNRQVGSLLFFVCISMGSAATIRYSVAEEMESGSFVANVAKDLGLEVGKLAARGARLVSEGNKVHFRLHRRTGDLFVKEKLDRESLCGKADPCVLHFEIVLVEPLQSFRVEVRVFDINDNAPIFLNKEPLLKIPESTPLGSRFPLQSAQDLDVGLNGLQNYTLSPNTYFHLHTRFRSHGPKYAELVLDKPLDREEQPEVNLTITAVDGGSPPKSGIAHIRVVVLDVNDHVPQFSRLVYRAQVLENSANGSLVVTVSATDLDEGSNKDITYSLAQNPEAILQTFQIDSQTGDVRLRGPLDFEAIETYDIDIQATDGGGLSAHSKVLVEVVDVNDNPPEVTISSVSSPLPEDSPLETVVALFSIRDRDIRVGGKIICFLREDLPFAVKPTFRNSYSLVTDRVLDREEVSGYNITVVAMDTGPPSLFTETVIEVLISDINDNPPIFQEDSYILTVRENNSPAIFIGKVHAEDLDLGENAQVTYTLLPPESGDLSVFAYISINSDNGKLYALRTMDYEAIQKFQFVVKATDGGFLSLSSQVTVRVVVLDDNDNRPMILYPLQNGTLPCNDLVPRSAEAGYLVTKVVAVDGDSGQNSWLSYHLLKATDTGLFSVQQQNGEILTLRQIAERDPVVQKLTILVQDHGQPALSTTASLNILLVDGFSEPYLQFRDPSKHPTRVNPSTKYLVISLAVLSFLFLLSVTVIFVIHIYQKVKYREKFTVQEHFYDDCNFPNNLVQEGANGSLSQPCPYEMCSATGTGNSEFRFLKRFMPNFPFPHGTGEAKTEAGSSLPPDSGRNRSRGSEGHGQVPDNYM, from the coding sequence ATGGCGGTTGCGCACAGAAAGCTCATGCAGAACAGGCAAGTAGggtctcttctcttttttgtgtgcATATCTATGGGAAGTGCAGCAACCATCCGCTACTCCGTGGCAGAAGAGATGGAGAGCGGTTCGTTTGTGGCTAATGTGGCTAAGGACCTGGGGCTGGAGGTAGGGAAGCTGGCTGCGCGCGGGGCGCGGCTGGTTTCCGAGGGCAACAAAGTGCACTTCCGGCTCCACCGCAGGACAGGGGATCTGTTCGTGAAGGAGAAACTGGATAGGGAGTCACTCTGTGGCAAAGCTGACCCGTGTGTTCTGCATTTTGAAATAGTCTTGGTGGAGCCGCTGCAGTCCTTTCGTGTCGAGGTCAGGGTATTTGATATCAATGACAATGCCCCGATTTTCCTAAACAAGGAGCCGCTTTTAAAGATTCCGGAGAGTACCCCCTTGGGTTCACGTTTTCCTCTGCAGAGTGCCCAGGATCTGGACGTGGGCCTCAATGGTCTCCAAAACTACACCTTAAGCCCCAACACGTATTTCCACCTGCATACCCGCTTTCGCAGCCATGGGCCCAAATACGCTGAGCTGGTGCTGGATAAGCCCCTGGACAGAGAGGAGCAGCCTGAAGTCAACTTGACAATTACAGCGGTGGATGGCGGGTCCCCTCCCAAATCTGGCATCGCTCACATCCGTGTGGTCGTTCTGGACGTCAATGACCACGTGCCTCAGTTCTCCAGATTGGTGTACCGCGCTCAGGTACTAGAAAATAGTGCCAATGGTTCTTTGGTGGTCACTGTGAGTGCCACAGACCTGGATGAGGGCTCCAACAAAGATATAACTTATTCCTTAGCTCAAAACCCAGAAGCAATTCTCCAGACGTTTCAGATTGACTCGCAGACTGGGGATGTTCGACTAAGAGGGCCCCTAGATTTTGAAGCAATTGAAACATATGATATTGACATTCAAGCCACCGATGGAGGGGGCCTTTCTGCCCACAGCAAAGTCCTGGTGGAAGTGGTGGATGTTAATGACAATCCTCCTGAAGTGACAATCTCTTCTGTGTCCAGCCCTCTCCCTGAGGACTCCCCATTAGAGACTGTAGTGGCCCTTTTCTCTATCCGAGACCGGGACATTCGAGTGGGAGGAAAAATCATCTGCTTCCTCAGAGAAGACCTTCCCTTTGCAGTCAAACCTACTTTCCGGAATTCTTACTCTCTGGTTACTGACAGAGTCTTGGATCGGGAAGAGGTCTCAGGCTACAATATCACCGTTGTTGCCATGGATACTGGGCCACCCAGTCTGTTCACAGAAACTGTGATTGAGGTGCTAATATCTGACATTAATGACAATCCCCCAATATTTCAGGAAGACTCATACATTTTGACTGTTCGAGAAAACAACAGCCCTGCAATTTTTATTGGCAAAGTTCATGCTGAAGATCTAGATTTGGGTGAGAATGCCCAAGTAACATATACTCTGCTTCCTCCAGAAAGTGGAGATTTATCAGTCTTTGCTTACATCTCCATAAATTCAGACAATGGGAAGCTCTATGCACTGAGAACCATGGATTATGAGGCCATTCAAAAATTTCAGTTTGTGGTAAAGGCAACTGATGGGGGCTTCCTGTCACTGAGTAGCCAGGTTACTGTCAGAGTGGTTGTTCTGGATGACAATGACAACCGCCCAATGATCTTGTACCCACTGCAGAATGGCACCTTGCCCTGCAATGACCTAGTGCCCAGGTCTGCAGAGGCAGGCTACCTGGTGACCAAGGTAGTGGCTGTGGACGGTGACTCAGGTCAGAATTCTTGGCTTTCATATCATCTCCTTAAGGCCACTGACACTGGGTTATTCTCTGTTCAACAACAAAATGGGGAAATCCTTACACTGCGGCAGATAGCTGAAAGAGACCCCGTGGTTCAGAAACTTACAATTCTTGTTCAGGATCATGGCCAACCAGCTCTTTCCACTACTGCCTCACTCAACATTTTGCTGGTAGATGGGTTTTCTGAGCCCTATCTACAGTTTCGGGATCCATCCAAGCATCCTACAAGGGTAAATCCATCCACTAAATATTTGGTCATTTCTCTGGctgtgctttcctttctctttctcctctctgtcacAGTGATCTTTGTTATACACATCTACCAGAAggttaaatatagagaaaagttCACAGTTCAAGAGCATTTCTATGATGACTGTAATTTCCCTAACAACTTGGTACAAGAAGGAGCCAATGGATCTTTATCTCAGCCATGTCCCTATGAAATGTGCTCTGCCACTGGCACTGGCAATAGTGAGTTTCGGTTCCTTAAGCGCTTTATGCCCAACTTCCCCTTCCCACATGGCACTGGAGAAGCAAAAACAGAGGCTGGCTCCAGTTTACCCCCAGATTCTGGTAGGAATAGGTCTCGGGGGTCGGAGGGCCATGGCCAAGTACCTGATAACTATATGTAG